A region of Diospyros lotus cultivar Yz01 chromosome 3, ASM1463336v1, whole genome shotgun sequence DNA encodes the following proteins:
- the LOC127797184 gene encoding uroporphyrinogen decarboxylase, producing MSCLYSSMSSCFSAISISPNPTFTSVPHSSRPRFQCALGGTVAEPKAVNATDPLLLNAVRGKEVERPPVWLMRQAGRYMKSYQIICEKYPSFRERSENVDLVVEISLQPWKVFKPDGVILFSDILTPLSGMNIPFDIVKGKGPIIFNPPRTAVDVDQVRIFVPEESVPYVGEALTILRKEVNNEAAILGFVGAPFTLASYVVEGGSSKHFTKIKQLAFSQPKVLHALLQKFATSMAKYVKFQADSGAQAVQIFDSWATELSPVDFEEFSLPYLKQIVDSVKQTHPDLPLILYASGSGGLLERLRQTGVDVVSLDWTVDMADGRRRLGQDVAVQGNVDPGVLFGSKDFITNRINDTVRKAGKSKHILNLGHGIKVGTPEENVAHFFEVAKGIRY from the exons ATGTCTTGTCTCTACAGCTCAATGTCTTCTTGTTTCTCTGCGATCTCCATCTCTCCCAACCCGACATTCACTTCTGTACCCCACAGCTCCAGACCAAGATTCCAATGTGCTCTTGGAG GAACTGTTGCAGAGCCAAAAGCTGTCAATGCAACTGATCCACTGCTGCTTAATGCTGTTCGAGGGAAGGAAGTAGAAAGACCGCCTGTTTGGCTTATGAGACAAGCAGGGAGGTACATGAAG AGTTACCAAATCATTTGTGAGAAGTATCCTTCCTTCCGTGAGAGATCAGAAAATGTTGATCTTGTTGTGGAAATCTCTTTACAGCCTTGGAAAGTTTTCAAGCCTGATGGG GTCATATTGTTCTCAGACATTTTAACCCCACTTTCTGGGATGAATATACCTTTTGACATAGTAAAAGGGAAGGGCCCTATCATATTCAATCCTCCTAGAACAGCTGTGGATGTTGATCAAGTGAGAATATTTGTTCCTGAGGAGTCCGTTCCGTATGTTGGGGAAGCATTAACGATCTTGAGAAAAGAG GTTAACAATGAAGCAGCCATATTAGGTTTTGTTGGGGCCCCCTTCACCCTGGCGTCATATGTGGTTGAAGGTGGCTCATCAAAGCATTTCACAAAAATAAAGCAACTAGCTTTCTCGCAACCCAAG GTTCTTCATGCACTGCTTCAGAAATTTGCAACTTCAATGGCGAAATATGTTAAGTTCCAAGCTGACAGTGGAGCTCAAGCTGTTCAGATCTTTGACTCATGGGCTACAGAGCTAAGTCCTGTTGATTTTGAGGAATTCAGTTTGCCTTACTTAAAGCAAATAGTGGATTCTGTGAAACAAACGCATCCAGATCTTCCACTAATCCTCTATGCAAGTGGGTCTGGGGGCTTGCTTGAGAGACTACGTCAGACTGGTGTTGATGTAGTTAGCTTGGATTGGACGGTTGATATGGCTGACGGCAGAAGAAGGTTGGGGCAGGATGTGGCAGTTCAGGGCAATGTGGATCCTGGCGTTCTTTTTGGTTCGAAAGATTTCATTACGAATCGCATAAATGATACTGTGAGGAAAGCAGGTAAAAGTAAACATATACTGAATCTTGGCCACGGCATTAAAGTAGGTACTCCAGAGGAGAATGTTGCTCATTTCTTTGAGGTTGCTAAAGGCATTAGATACTAA